A window of the Lactuca sativa cultivar Salinas chromosome 7, Lsat_Salinas_v11, whole genome shotgun sequence genome harbors these coding sequences:
- the LOC111894019 gene encoding pelargonidin 3-O-(6-caffeoylglucoside) 5-O-(6-O-malonylglucoside) 4'''-malonyltransferase — translation MAMNIQIESRNFIKSSIPTPPNLRNYKIGFQDEVAPPMHVGTVLFFAFNRDSNPKFVARLEKSLEKTLTRLYPLAGRYIPDMQAVDCNDEGAEFIHSKADLRFEDILDSQWNGKLIDKLIPCIMPGAADQMDVPILATQLNSLLCGGIALGVSISHRIADAATLSTFLNEWAALNREDNEVEFTGAGFSAPSFFPGHGVEGRKLSKDALSNLVTKKLSFSESEISNMKEQFVINEKGCTHHLSKVQIVSAIIWKTLVNVDRAIHSHPRDSVLIQILNLRGRTATLIPKDSCGNLLVPFTTKSSNDETTKGLAYLLSNTQKEVLSNYLKMSHENKEGQSMVLKSWSQSKFMFDNTPHAVLVSSWCKFPFYEVDFGFGKPMWVTTESMPETNWIILIDGMGGSGVDAYVGMELKDEAYLEEALDMKVIGT, via the coding sequence ATGGCGATGAATATCCAAATAGAATCAAGAAATTTTATAAAATCAtccattccaactcctccaaacCTCCGTAACTATAAGATAGGCTTCCAAGACGAGGTAGCTCCCCCTATGCATGTTGGTACTGTTCTCTTCTTCGCTTTCAATAGAGATAGCAACCCAAAGTTTGTTGCTCGACTTGAAAAATCACTTGAGAAAACCTTAACGCGATTATACCCTCTGGCAGGAAGATACATCCCAGATATGCAAGCTGTTGACTGCAATGATGAAGGTGCCGAGTTTATACACAGTAAAGCTGATTTGAGATTTGAAGATATTCTTGATTCTCAGTGGAATGGTAAGTTGATTGACAAACTCATTCCATGTATTATGCCTGGAGCTGCTGATCAAATGGACGTTCCTATACTTGCAACTCAACTAAACAGTTTGTTGTGTGGAGGTATTGCACTTGGTGTAAGTATTTCACATAGAATTGCTGATGCTGCAACACTTTCTACATTCCTGAACGAATGGGCTGCTTTGAATCGAGAAGATAACGAAGTTGAATTCACTGGCGCGGGTTTCAGCGCTCCCTCTTTCTTTCCTGGTCATGGAGTTGAAGGTCGTAAGTTGAGTAAAGATGCATTAAGCAATCTTGTCACCAAGAAACTTTCATTTAGCGAGAGTGAGATATCAAACATGAAAGAACAATTTGTGATCAATGAAAAAGGTTGCACCCATCATTTGTCAAAGGTACAGATAGTATCAGCTATCATATGGAAGACTCTCGTTAATGTTGATCGAGCAATACACAGTCATCCGAGAGATTCTGTTCTCATCCAAATTTTAAACCTGCGGGGAAGAACTGCAACTTTAATTCCCAAAGATTCTTGTGGCAATCTTTTGGTGCCATTTACAACCAAATCTAGTAACGATGAAACAACCAAAGGGTTGGCATATCTTTTGAGTAATACTCAGAAGGAAGTCTTAAGTAACTACTTAAAGATGAGTCACGAAAATAAAGAAGGGCAATCGATGGTTCTCAAATCCTGGTCACAGAGCAAGTTCATGTTTGATAATACTCCACATGCAGTTCTCGTTTCTAGCTGGTGTAAGTTCCCGTTTTATGAAGTTGACTTTGGTTTTGGAAAGCCTATGTGGGTAACAACCGAGAGCATGCCGGAAACTAATTGGATAATTTTGATTGACGGAATGGGAGGTAGTGGAGTCGATGCATATGTTGGTATGGAACTTAAAGACGAGGCTTATTTGGAAGAGGCTTTAGACATGAAAGTTATCGGTACCTAA